The following proteins come from a genomic window of Methylorubrum populi:
- a CDS encoding DUF3987 domain-containing protein, translated as MSDPNDPANENPEPGDAHAQQEALKAAFQTDAKPTKSRWADPDTSLLRTSFDDAPRFPVEVLGPFWQTWVEQSARAANAPVDYTAGTLLATVGALLGNVRWPNVEGVWEHPSVLWIGLVGNPSTAKSPGMRPVRRLINQIEAKRAATIDGEGAAHRLKAVVADLKDKAWRRAVEEALAQDKPPPEWPEDAEIPATPVMPVLHVVDATTEGLITTAAGSPRGLLQFSDELAGWFGGFDRYRAKGVSADRPFWLKAYDGDPYTVIRKGGDLKNGVRAPVEIPHLSIGVIGSVQPEPLRDFLTKSDDGLAHRFLWMWPEGPTSFRIPRKSDTHARADDDRARAALIAIDDLSTRVKNRPDEVAVSEEATDLLQAFGQRMMDDARGKSAWYASTLNKAPGQALRLSAVLTFLQWSGGAEDAESPTTIDADRMAEAIHLMDAYFLEQAKRVRQTATVGDGEADARAVLAILRERDWRDCFTGRQLQRVASGRLANTRLRKDACALLVEAGLLYWKPDREGTTKGREREEYRVNARVIFPQEPTVVDASPQSETTEEAA; from the coding sequence ATGTCCGATCCGAACGACCCCGCCAATGAGAACCCCGAGCCAGGGGACGCCCATGCGCAGCAGGAGGCGCTGAAAGCGGCGTTCCAGACCGACGCGAAGCCGACCAAGTCCCGGTGGGCCGATCCGGACACGTCGCTGCTGAGGACCAGCTTCGACGACGCCCCCCGATTTCCGGTCGAGGTGCTCGGCCCTTTCTGGCAGACCTGGGTCGAGCAATCGGCTCGGGCCGCGAACGCCCCGGTCGACTACACTGCCGGCACCCTGCTCGCGACCGTCGGGGCGCTGCTCGGCAATGTGCGCTGGCCCAACGTCGAGGGCGTCTGGGAACACCCGAGCGTGCTGTGGATCGGTCTCGTCGGCAATCCCTCGACCGCCAAGAGCCCCGGCATGCGCCCGGTGCGTCGTCTGATCAACCAGATCGAGGCCAAGCGTGCCGCCACCATCGACGGCGAGGGGGCGGCCCATCGCCTGAAGGCCGTCGTCGCTGACCTCAAGGACAAGGCGTGGCGGCGCGCCGTCGAAGAGGCGCTCGCCCAGGACAAGCCGCCGCCCGAGTGGCCCGAGGACGCCGAGATCCCGGCGACGCCGGTGATGCCGGTCCTGCACGTGGTCGACGCTACGACCGAAGGCCTGATCACGACCGCCGCCGGCTCGCCGCGCGGGCTGCTGCAATTCTCCGACGAGCTCGCGGGCTGGTTCGGCGGCTTCGACCGCTATCGCGCCAAGGGCGTCAGCGCCGACCGGCCGTTCTGGCTGAAGGCCTACGACGGTGATCCCTACACCGTGATTCGCAAGGGCGGCGACCTGAAGAACGGCGTGCGCGCACCGGTCGAGATCCCGCACCTATCGATCGGCGTCATCGGCAGCGTCCAGCCAGAGCCGCTGCGCGACTTCCTGACGAAGTCCGACGACGGCCTCGCCCATCGCTTCCTGTGGATGTGGCCCGAGGGCCCGACCAGCTTCCGGATACCGCGCAAGTCCGACACGCACGCGCGGGCCGATGACGACCGGGCCCGCGCGGCGCTGATCGCGATCGACGACTTATCGACGCGGGTGAAGAACCGGCCCGACGAGGTCGCGGTGTCCGAGGAGGCTACCGACCTCCTCCAGGCCTTCGGCCAGAGGATGATGGACGACGCCCGGGGCAAGAGCGCGTGGTACGCCTCAACGCTCAACAAGGCTCCCGGCCAGGCTCTGCGCCTCAGCGCCGTCCTGACGTTCCTGCAGTGGAGCGGCGGGGCGGAGGACGCAGAATCGCCGACGACGATCGACGCTGACCGCATGGCCGAGGCGATCCACCTGATGGACGCCTACTTCCTCGAACAGGCCAAGCGCGTCCGGCAGACGGCGACCGTCGGCGATGGAGAGGCCGATGCCCGCGCCGTGCTCGCGATCCTGCGCGAACGCGACTGGCGCGATTGCTTCACCGGGCGGCAGCTCCAGCGTGTCGCCAGTGGACGGCTCGCGAACACCCGGCTCCGCAAGGACGCCTGCGCCCTCCTCGTCGAGGCCGGCCTCCTCTACTGGAAGCCCGACCGGGAGGGCACCACCAAGGGCCGCGAGCGCGAGGAGTACCGCGTCAACGCCCGGGTGATCTTCCCGCAGGAACCCACGGTCGTGGACGCCTCTCCCCAAAGCGAGACGACCGAAGAAGCCGCCTGA
- a CDS encoding DNA methyltransferase produces the protein MTGVVSTEPPRTVVHSPGRMLSPSEIYENFDALAQQKLAGGEFGLALMEAVGAPRATITKLKDEAATGSFSWTRMLRFETVALGDADRTLERMKTEAASASKTKRPRLLLAYDGEGIAAHDTKIGDDIHEGVDVLPMEAEFFFPLGGHERYVPAPERQADVRATKHISRFFDAVRDANPGWTTEADRHSLNLFMVRVLFCLFAEDVGIFEADLFKSALIQSTQVDGSDLAAFLDGAFLHMATEPEKRPKAARGWAKLPYVNGGLFEETSPMPTLDSRCRKQLIACTKLNWRTINPDIFGSMLQAVVDVEKRGEMGMHYTSPSNIAKVLNPILLDDLRASLEKAGSNRGRLHELLKRLGRIRMFDPACGSGNFLILAYKDIRSVEMEVFRRLGELPHPVVKLENFYGIEIDDFACQTARLGLWIAEYQVNEIFRREMGKAPPALPLTAAGRIVCLNSARTNWLDVCPPDEAAETYIVGNPPFRGVTWQSRDQKADVQSVFQGEVPSSGELDYVAIWFMKATLYSERTGSPYAFVSTNSLVQGVQVAALWPRLLKKLEIQFAHRSFKWTNLASRNAGVICVIVGLGPPNATPKRLFDGNTEKSVSSIGPYLAEGTGAIVQKRRKPIGSVEPMTFGNKPVDGGHLLLDRNERDAMLRRHAEAGPLIRRLYGSQEMMKGLERWCLWITPDQAPKAVKIPGIAERIEQVRLMRIGSTDAAARKMAETPWQFREQNASRSHTIMVPAITSENRIWLPIDVMPSSAVPNNKIYAIYDGSVWQAAILSSRLHRLWLETVGGRLKEDPSYSNQLVWNTFPLPALSDRRKDELEEHWWEIDRARKEAGFSRTLGDLYVPKTMPPDLRRAHEELDETVEAIFGSRRYRSDADRIEHMLQLYERAIADEPGRRA, from the coding sequence ATGACCGGCGTGGTATCGACGGAGCCGCCCAGAACCGTGGTTCACAGCCCAGGCCGCATGCTCAGCCCAAGTGAGATTTACGAGAACTTCGACGCGCTCGCGCAGCAGAAGCTGGCCGGCGGCGAGTTCGGCTTGGCCCTGATGGAGGCAGTTGGCGCGCCGCGCGCCACCATCACCAAGCTGAAGGACGAAGCCGCCACGGGATCCTTCTCTTGGACCCGCATGCTGCGGTTCGAGACCGTGGCTCTCGGCGATGCCGACCGCACGCTCGAGCGGATGAAAACTGAAGCTGCGAGCGCGTCCAAGACGAAGCGCCCTCGCCTGCTGCTGGCCTATGATGGGGAAGGCATCGCCGCCCACGACACGAAGATCGGCGATGACATCCATGAGGGTGTCGATGTCCTGCCGATGGAGGCGGAGTTTTTCTTTCCCCTCGGCGGACACGAACGGTATGTCCCGGCACCCGAGCGTCAGGCGGATGTGCGGGCGACCAAGCACATCTCGCGGTTCTTCGATGCCGTGCGCGATGCGAACCCCGGTTGGACTACCGAAGCCGACCGGCATTCCCTGAACCTATTCATGGTCCGGGTCCTGTTCTGTCTGTTCGCGGAAGATGTCGGTATCTTCGAGGCCGACCTCTTCAAGAGCGCCCTGATCCAGTCGACCCAGGTCGACGGCTCCGATCTCGCCGCCTTCCTCGACGGCGCGTTCCTCCACATGGCGACTGAGCCTGAAAAACGTCCGAAGGCTGCTCGGGGCTGGGCGAAGCTGCCCTACGTGAACGGCGGTCTGTTCGAAGAGACGTCGCCGATGCCGACGCTCGATAGCCGCTGCCGCAAGCAGCTGATTGCCTGCACCAAGCTGAACTGGAGGACGATTAACCCCGATATTTTCGGATCGATGCTGCAAGCCGTCGTCGACGTCGAGAAGCGCGGCGAGATGGGGATGCACTACACATCTCCATCGAACATTGCCAAAGTTCTCAACCCGATCCTGCTCGACGACCTCCGCGCATCTCTTGAGAAAGCCGGATCGAACAGGGGTCGTCTTCATGAACTCCTGAAACGCCTCGGACGCATCAGGATGTTTGATCCTGCATGCGGATCCGGCAACTTCCTGATCCTGGCCTACAAGGATATTCGTTCAGTTGAGATGGAGGTGTTTCGGCGGCTCGGTGAGCTGCCGCATCCGGTCGTCAAACTTGAGAACTTTTACGGGATCGAAATCGACGACTTCGCATGCCAGACGGCTCGCCTCGGTCTGTGGATCGCCGAGTATCAGGTCAACGAGATCTTCCGCCGCGAAATGGGCAAAGCTCCACCGGCGCTCCCGCTTACAGCGGCCGGACGGATCGTTTGTTTGAATTCCGCCCGGACGAATTGGCTGGATGTTTGCCCACCCGACGAAGCGGCTGAAACCTATATCGTTGGCAATCCGCCATTCCGTGGCGTGACTTGGCAGTCACGCGACCAGAAGGCCGATGTGCAATCGGTTTTTCAGGGTGAAGTGCCGAGTTCGGGAGAACTCGACTACGTCGCAATTTGGTTCATGAAAGCGACGCTCTATTCCGAGCGTACGGGATCTCCGTACGCGTTTGTCTCGACGAACTCGCTCGTGCAGGGCGTGCAGGTCGCCGCGCTCTGGCCTCGTCTTCTCAAGAAGCTGGAGATCCAATTCGCACATCGCTCCTTCAAATGGACGAACCTGGCTTCCCGGAATGCGGGCGTGATCTGCGTTATTGTCGGACTTGGACCGCCAAACGCCACGCCGAAACGACTGTTCGATGGCAACACCGAAAAGTCAGTCTCGAGCATCGGGCCCTACCTTGCTGAAGGCACCGGGGCGATCGTTCAAAAGCGGCGCAAGCCCATCGGCTCCGTTGAGCCGATGACTTTCGGCAACAAGCCGGTCGATGGTGGACATCTGCTTCTCGATCGCAACGAGCGCGATGCGATGCTGCGCCGGCATGCAGAAGCAGGTCCCCTCATACGACGCCTGTACGGTAGCCAAGAGATGATGAAGGGGCTCGAACGGTGGTGCCTCTGGATTACTCCCGATCAGGCTCCGAAAGCGGTCAAGATTCCGGGCATTGCTGAGCGTATCGAGCAGGTGCGGTTGATGCGTATCGGCAGCACGGATGCGGCCGCACGTAAGATGGCGGAGACACCTTGGCAGTTTCGAGAGCAGAACGCGAGCCGATCTCACACCATCATGGTGCCCGCGATCACGTCCGAGAACCGGATCTGGCTGCCCATCGACGTGATGCCAAGCTCTGCAGTTCCCAACAACAAGATCTATGCGATCTACGACGGATCGGTGTGGCAGGCGGCCATCCTCTCGTCGCGCCTTCATCGTCTATGGCTGGAGACCGTCGGTGGCCGGCTCAAAGAGGATCCCTCCTATTCGAACCAGCTGGTTTGGAACACCTTCCCGCTGCCGGCTCTGTCGGACCGTAGGAAGGACGAGCTCGAAGAGCACTGGTGGGAAATCGATCGGGCCCGCAAAGAAGCCGGGTTCAGCCGAACCCTAGGCGATCTCTACGTTCCCAAGACGATGCCGCCGGATCTGCGCCGGGCGCACGAGGAACTCGATGAGACCGTCGAGGCCATCTTCGGCTCGCGCAGATACCGCTCGGATGCTGACCGCATCGAGCATATGCTCCAGCTCTACGAGCGCGCCATCGCCGACGAACCCGGCAGAAGAGCGTAA
- a CDS encoding ankyrin repeat domain-containing protein has product MYAPLHQAAHGNAPQEVCEALIRLGAWRTLENARGERAVDVAERLGHDRLAAILQPVRLSRVPFGVLRKIQEHFHTVIRGRADDLVRDGRLRLPEIAHLLETRIDAEPAWFAVPGMYGGFAYRLAADGANARLVAESWCRVVEGSGQRHEITSAGARLVDEGFV; this is encoded by the coding sequence TTGTACGCGCCCCTCCATCAGGCTGCACACGGGAATGCGCCGCAGGAGGTCTGCGAAGCTCTGATCCGCCTGGGGGCCTGGCGGACGCTGGAGAACGCCCGAGGCGAGCGCGCGGTCGATGTCGCCGAGCGCCTTGGCCACGACCGGCTCGCGGCGATCTTGCAGCCCGTGCGACTGTCGCGCGTCCCCTTCGGCGTGCTGCGCAAGATCCAGGAGCACTTCCACACCGTGATCCGGGGCCGTGCCGACGACCTCGTTCGCGATGGACGGCTACGACTGCCGGAGATCGCGCACCTCCTCGAAACCCGCATCGACGCAGAACCCGCCTGGTTCGCCGTCCCGGGCATGTACGGAGGTTTCGCCTACCGGCTGGCTGCGGACGGCGCGAATGCGCGTCTCGTCGCCGAGAGCTGGTGCAGGGTCGTCGAAGGCTCCGGACAGCGGCACGAGATCACGTCCGCCGGCGCACGCCTCGTCGACGAAGGCTTCGTGTGA